GCTCATTCACATTAAAAAGGATAGCTTGAATTTTCTCTTGTAAGACAAAAGCCTCCCACTGTGTCTCATCAAAGGCTAAAAACTGTTCATCGATTGATGTCATAACCGACGCATATTTTGAGGAAAGCTGCTTTACTTTCCCCCCTAACAATTTCGCTTTCTCATCCATAACATCCTGAGCAGTGAGACAGCTAATGAACGCACTAGCTTCCCGTACTTTTTTACCGATGAGCTGTGCCCTTTCCGTATATCCAGCCCATAATGTCGTATCGGTATTACTTGCTGTCTTCATATCATCAAGTTCAGTTTGAAATGCCGTCAATGCTGTTTCGAGATCATTTAAATGACTCTTAAATTCTTGTGAGTCACTTCCCCCTGAAAAGATACTGTCTAAATCCCATACGTCACTATACATTGTCGTCATAATCTTCTCTCCTTGTCTTTAAAGATTGTTTTATCCCACTCTTAAGGGGCGATAAAACCCTCACCTCAAAACTTCAGAAGATCGAATAGTTTAGGTGGGGGATGAAGGAAAACGCCCACTGATTGAAGCTTAGCTTTATGAGAAGGACGCTAATTAGGATAGGTCACTCTTTCCAAGTCGCTTGATCTGATCGGATTCAAAAATATGGACGCCGTCGCTTTTCTTTTGAGCTACAGCAAGCATTGCAACCGCTACATCTAGCCCTTTAATAGGCTGATATTTTTCGAGCGTGCCTGTAAACAAAATAGATAGTGGTTTGAAAACTAACTCTGCTAATTTTTCCCCTGCCCGCCAGTCGTTGCGCTCGCCAATTAGTAAAGATGGACGGAAAATGTGCAGCGATGGCAAGTCTAACGTAATGAGTTTATCTTCCAGTTTCCCTTTTACTCTGCTATAGAAAAACAAAGAATCTGGATGGGCTCCCATGGCTGTAACGATTAAAAAGCGAGCTGCTCCATGCTCTTTTGCAAGCTGAGCCAATGTTAAAGGGTACCGGTAATCTACGTCTGTAAATATTCTCTTAGAGCGCACTTTTTTCATTGTTGTGCCTAAAGTGACAAAGACGTCATCTCCTGGTTCTATCATATACACTGCTTTTTCCAACTGTTCAAAAGAAGTGACATGCTCCCTTACCTTTAAATGACGAGCAAATGGTGTTCTTCTTCTCGAAATGATATGTATCTCTTCGTAGTCATTTCCCTCAAGCATTTTCTCAACTAAGTGAGAGCCGATTAAACCAGTCGCTCCTGCTACAATTGCCCGTTTCATACATGACCACCTGTCCTTTATCTCAGTAGTTTCAATGTATCACGAATAACTTTAAAAATGAACTAATTCACTATTTTCACCCAACAAACAAAAACAGACGTCCTCTTTCTAACGTCTGTTCAACATAGTACACATTCTATTGTTTCTTATTTTCTGTCTCTTCTGATGGGACATGCACTGGAATTGAAATTGTAAATACGGTGCCCTTTTCTTGTGTAGACGACACTTTTATTGTTCCTGCCATCTCTTCAATAACCCGAAAACTCGTTGTCAAACCGAGGCCAGTCCCTGTCTCTTTTGTGGTAAAGAAAGGTGTTCCAAGCTTATCCATCGTATCCTTATCCATGCCTTCTCCAGTGTCTTCTACTCGGATAACGATAACCTTTTCACTGTTTTCAGCGTGCCCAAGCTTTGTATGGACATTCATTCGTCCACCGTCTGGCATGGCTTCAATCCCATTTTGTATCAAATTTATGAGGACCTGTTTCAATTTATTAGAGTCCGCTTCTATATCTGGTAACGTCCCGTGTAGAAATGTCTCCAGTTCAATGTGATGGCGATTCATATGCCCTTCATATAATGTTAAAATATTTTCGAGCATCCCATCTATATTAACCTTCGTTTTTTCCTCGCACACATTTGGGTTTGCAATGTTTAATAGTTCATTCACGATTTTCGTCACTCTATCAATCTCATCCATGACGAGTTTATAATATTTAGGTTTCATTTTGCCGTCTTGCTCATCGAACAGTTTAATAAACCCTTTAATGGTTGTCAGAGGATTCCTAATTTCATGAGCAAACCCAGCAGACATTTCTCCAGCAACCTTTAATTTTTCAGAGCGAAGCAATTCTTTTTCCATTTTCCTTTTCTCTGTTAAGTCATAAAACACTATGAGTAATTCATCATGAGAGTTTTCTGCGCCTGGTAATGTTGTCACACTTAAGAACAAAGTCTTATGACTCCCACCATAACCGCAATCTACTTCAAATTGTGTCGCTGTCTCCGCTTTATCAAGCAGCTCGAACAACTGAGATTTGTGAACTAATGCTTCAAAGTGTGGTGACTCATCCATTAAGTGGTCTATCGTTTTATCAATCACATCATTTTTTTCCACTTCAAATATTTCTTCGCATTTTCTATTAAACAGTGTCAGTTGTTTCGTTACGCGATCAATAGCAAAAACACCGTTATCTGTTGCTTCAATCACGCCTACTGCTTTCCTTTGATACGTCTCTCTCTCATCAAGCTCTGTTGTCATCTGCTTAAACGTCTCATTTAGCTGATTCACTTCTTCATACGCATTCACGAACTGCTGGTTATCACGGCTCCCAGCTGCCATACGCTTCGTCGTTTCTATAAGGTGCCCAATCGGCCTTAACAAATACTTCGATAAGCCGTAAGCTACGAACGTTAGAATAATTAACACAATACTAAACACGACGAGATAGCCGATGAGTAAGCCATTAAGCGGCGCATACAGTTCCGTTTCCTCCATGGCGATCCCCACATACCAAACATGGTCAAATCCAGGGATCGGATGCATCGTTGAAAAGGAGTATACTTCCCCATCCACTGTTTCAGCCACTTCATAATTATTAATCAATTCTTCCACTGTTTCTCGGGGAATATTCTTTTGTTCAAAATAATTGGCTGTTAACAGCTTTTCTCCGTCAGGGTGACCGACCACATCCCCTTCGCTATTAAGAATGAATGTGTAGCCACCCCATCCTGCGTCTTGTTGCTCCACAGTATAATTTTGCAGCATATCATAGACGAAACCAAGTTTAAAGGATGGAGAGACAACACCAATGAGTTCCTGATCCACATTATAAATAGGTGCCGCAAGAACGAGCATCGGCTCATTTAGTATCGGTGATACATAGAGGTCTGACATTGATGTTTCACCGTCTAACGCTTTTTGAAACCACTCTCTTTCACTTAAATCTCGACCGATGACAGACGTTTCGACTCCAGCTGTTACAATGCCTTCTTCATCCAGCAAAATAATACTGCCATAAATATCATGTGTATCTAAAAATGTGTAAAGCTGTTCTCTCACTTCTAACTCTGTGCTTTCTGGATCTATAAGTACAGGATTTTGAGCAAAATACTCTACATCCATGAGCTTTTCCTCAATAAATCTTTGGACTTCTTTTGTTAAACTATAACTCTGCAACGATATAAGCCGTTCTATATTATTAGTAATCTCTTGTTTTTGTAATGTATGACTAATGACGCCCACAGCTGACATAGGTATGAACGTAATGAGTATAAACACAATTAACAGTTTAGCTCTTAATGTTCGGAACATTTTGATTCCCCTAACTTCGTTCACTTTCTCTCATTATAATCGAAATAGACTAAGTCTTGTTTAATAATACGACACTTTTCGCAATAAATCGACACCAGACTTTTTTAAAAACAGGAGGCCTTTTGCCCTTATAACCGTATAACATCTATAAATCGCGTTTTTCCAACGGTTAAAACGGGTGTATAACCATTTTATTTCTTAAGTCAGGTCATCAATCAAGCAGTAATAGTTCGTTTAAAAGTGACTTTCATCACGCCAAAAACAGGGAACCTTATCCAGTAATTCATTTAATAGTAACATGTTACCTCATTCACTCATTCATAGTGAATTTGGTGGTTCCTGACATGAAACACCCCTTCAATCAGGACATTAGCGCCCGTTTTCTCCCGCCTATATAGATTTATCTCTCATCTCTATTTCAAGCGGGAGTTTTTCGGACGATCATCTGCGATAACTTCATATATAATAGGTGTACAATGCCTGTGTCCCATCATCCTCATGTCCACTTTCAGCCAATTTTTCATACAACTCTTTTGCCAGTTTGAGTCCTGGCATATTTAAATCTAATTCCTCTGCTGATTCGATCGCAATCCGCATATCTTTAATAAAATGTTTAATATAGAAACCCGGCTCGAAATCACCTCTGATCATGCGAGGAGCTAATTCTGATAAAGTAAAGCTTCTTGCCGCACCAGTTTGGATACTTTTTAATACGTTTTCCTGATCTAGTCCAGCTTTTTTTGCATAAGCCAATGCTTCACTTACTCCTAACATCGTTCCAGCTATAGCAATTTGATTCGTCATTTTTGTAAATTGACCTGCACCTGCTCCTCCTTGAAGTCGAATATTTTCACCAAAAAGTCGAAATAAAGGAAGAAGTGTGTCAAACACAGCCTTATCTCCACCAGCCATAATAGCCAATGTTCCTCGTTTCGCTCCTACATCTCCTCCAGAAACTGGGGCATCCATCATATGCATCTCCCGTTTCCCCGCTTCCTCATATAAACGTTGTGCAAGAGCTGGCTTTGACGTTGTCATATCAACAAAAATTGTACCACGGGTTGCTCGGTTCAACAGACCATCTTCGCCTAGATAAAGTCCTTCCACATCCGACGGATAGCCAACGATCGTGAATATAACTGAAGCGGACTCAGCAAGTTGTCCAGGAGTCTCACACCAATTGGCTCCCTTACTAATTAGATCTTCTGCTTTTTCTTTCGTGCGGTTATAAATATAAAGATCAAATCCGCCTTCCATCAAATGTTGAATCATACTTTTACCCATAACACCTGTCCCAATAAAGCCAATACGTTTTTGAGCCATTCCTTCAGTACTCCTTTCTTCTAAATCTTATTCAAACCTTCACAAACGTCTCAGGATTTTTCCTGAACCTGAGTTCACGATAACACGCATTTTAAAGGGCCATATCGTCTTCACTTAGTTGAAAATCAATGCGTTAGCATTTTCTTTTATTCGACTTTCCGTCACAGATTTCAGAAGTGTTACAACACCTTGTTGAAGAACCCACCGCAGTAAAATTTATGCGGATTCTTTACGGACGGTTCTCTGTGATAAAGCTAAGCTCCAATCAGTGGGAGTTTTTCTGCCCCTTAAGAGTGGGATAAAAAGAAGCCGTATCAAATACTGCGATACCCTACTTTCGACGCTATCCGCCGCTTTAACCTCGTCACCTTCTTTTACTTTGTAAACACCGTAGCCACCCCAAGGCAAAAGGCATCTTGACGCCATTATTTAAGACTGTTTTGACCCACTAAACTCATCATGCTTAACCTCTTCACCACGTTTAGTTACCGTAATAGGTAAGTCCCATTTAATCGGTTTCTCACCGATGCGTACCAAAAAATCATTCGTCCGTGAAAACGGTTTGCTGCCAAAAAAACCTCGATGAGCAGAGAAGGGGCTTGGGTGTGGTGACTCAATTATTAAATGATGATCGCTGGTCACAAGTTCACCTTTCAGTTGGGCATGTTTTCCCCATAAAATAAACACTACCGGTCTTTCACGCTTATTTAATTTTTTAATCACTTCCCCTGTAAACACTTCCCAGCCTTGTCCTTGATGAGATTGCGGCGTTCTTTCCCTGACAGTTAGAACATTATTAAGGAGCAACACACCTTGTTCGGCCCATGATTGAAGATAGCCATGCTCAGGAATTGGACAGCCCAAGTCAGCATGGAGCTCTTTATAAATATTTTGTAACGATGGCGGCACTTTAACGCCTGGTTGTACAGAGAAACTGAGGCCGTGAGCTTGTTTATATCCATGATAAGGGTCTTGACCAATTATGACGACCTTCGTGTCCTCATACGATGTGGTATGTAATGCATTAAAAATATCGTGCATAGACGGATAAACTGCGCGCTCACTGTATTCTTTCTTTAAGAATTCTCGTAACTGGCGATAATACGTTTTTTTGAACTCCTCACCAAGTTGATCTTTCCAATCGTTTTTAAGCGGTATCATCTAATCCCTTCTTTCCTTTAAATATAGTCGGTTAGCATTCACCTATTTCCTTGAGATAACATAACATACTTGGCGTGATGTTCGTTCAAAGAAACAATTCAATAGGACTTTATACTCTATATTCTAAGGGCATTTAAGTTGTTTTTTTCTATTTAAACAGACTTTAGACCCTGATACTACACCTTTTTTCTATTTACATGATAACAAAGTCGTAAGTTTTTAAATGTAGATAGAAAACTCCTCTTTTTAAAACACTGCTTTTGTGGCATAATTATAAGGGACTTTAGTTTGTATTCACTATTCATTATTACGAATCTATCATCCTACATTTTTAAAAAAGTAAGTAACATATTGATAAATAGATTCATAGGAGGCTATAAAATGGCAAAACTGTTAATTACTGATGACGCTGCGTTTATGAGAATGACATTAAAAAAAATGGTGACAGATGCCGGTTATGAAGTCATTGGCGAAGCTGAAAATGGCAAACAGGCGGTTGATTTATACGAAGAGCATCGTCCTGATCTCGTCACAATGGATATAACGATGCCTGAAATGAATGGCATTGAGGCACTGGAAAAAATAAAATCACTTGATCCCAATGCTAAAGTCGTAATGTGCTCGGCAATGGGTCAACAAAATATGGTTGTTGACGCGATTCAAAAAGGGGCGATTGATTTTATCGTGAAACCCTTTGATGAGACACGCATCAAAGAAGCGTTAGACAAAGCGTTAGCACGATAACTTCACTTTATCGCAACTGCCCTATCAGGCAGTTGCGACTTTTTTTTAGTTCCACTTTCGCATAAGGCAGCGATTATTTACGAAAGCACCCATTTATCCAGTGAAACCGTTACTTTCTCGTTTGTTTTCATCGTAAGAGATGTATCCTTTTCAGACGGGAAATATCTAGCACTCATGACAGCTTCCCCCCCATTGATGAATATTTCTAATGAGGAAGCATCCATAAACACATGGAGATACTTTAAGGAGTCAAGTCTAACGTGCCTCTGTTCAGTTAAATGTGTCCGCGTATTTCGCCTTTCAAGCGTTAGCAAATGCGTTCCCCCATTAAAAATAAGCCTTGCTTCATTTCTGAATGTCCATTCGAAGATTCCTTTGATTTCTTCGAGTCCTGTAAGCATAAATTCCATGGCTGGCCCTGCTAAGTCGTCAAATACTAGCAACTCATTAGCGGACAATGTTTCCTTTATGCTCTCTTGATTATGACGTAGCTTTTGAAGCTCTTTTACGGGAGTCTGCCAAAGACGCCCTTCGTGAATACGCAGTTCTCTAGGTATGGTCAAACAATGAAGCCAGCCATTCGTCACTGTCGGCTGTGTCTCTTCATCTTGTTCTGGCACTCCCATCCATGCCGTTAAGATACGCCGCCCTTCATCGTCCATGGTTGTTTGAGGCGCATAAAATTCAAACCCATGGTCCAGCTCTGCAAAATCACCATGATGGAAGATGACGTTATCTAAGTCAGCTTCCCCAATAAAATAACCTGCTTGAAACTTATTTTGATAATGAATGCCTTCTTGTTCAAGCCCTTGTGGCGAAATAATTAAAACATCCTTAGAATCTAATGAAAACAAATCAGGACATTCCCACATATATCCAAAATCCACAATGCCACCAATACCAGCTCCAGCAATGGCACCTTTAAAGTCCCACTCAGTTAGATTAGCAGATGAATAAAGGACGACTCTCCCTTTCTCTTCAACTGTTTGGGCGCCTAACACCATATACCACAACTCGCCTTTCTTCCACACTTTAGGATCGCGAAAATGAGCAGTATAACCATCTGGCAGTGAGTCAATAACTGGACCTAGTTTCGTGAAATGAGTGCCATCGGTGGAAGTAGCAACGCATTGATATGAGTCTCGTCTGTCCTCTTCATCCTTTACATTCCCAGTATATATAAGGGTCAGGACGCCATTGTTATCAACAGCACTGCCTGAATAGCAGCCGTTTTTCTCATACCATTCACTCGGTGCTAAGGCAATGGGCTCCTCTTTCCACGTCACAAGATCGTTTGACGAATAATGCCCCCAGTATTTCGGTCCATGACTCGTGTCATATGGGTACCATTGGAAAAATAAGTGATAAGTTCCCTTCCATTTAATCCAGCCATTCGGATCATTCAAAAGACCTGTTGGTGGCATTAAATGAAATACTTGTCTATATGGGTCCATTTTAGTGGTGTTTCGTTTTTTTTCTACCTCTTCATAAGCGTGTTCAAGCAATTTTTTTTCATTGTCTGTCATAATAATGCTGACGTCTCCTTCCATAGATCACTTTCTCATTTTATTTCATATTGAGGTTTATCTCATTTTACTCTCTATTATACGTCTCTTACCAGAACGGAACAACGTCACTCTTTAATTCATAAGAAATTGTTCATGATTTAGTGACCACTATATGATAA
The Salipaludibacillus sp. LMS25 DNA segment above includes these coding regions:
- a CDS encoding response regulator, with the translated sequence MAKLLITDDAAFMRMTLKKMVTDAGYEVIGEAENGKQAVDLYEEHRPDLVTMDITMPEMNGIEALEKIKSLDPNAKVVMCSAMGQQNMVVDAIQKGAIDFIVKPFDETRIKEALDKALAR
- a CDS encoding PAS domain-containing sensor histidine kinase codes for the protein MFRTLRAKLLIVFILITFIPMSAVGVISHTLQKQEITNNIERLISLQSYSLTKEVQRFIEEKLMDVEYFAQNPVLIDPESTELEVREQLYTFLDTHDIYGSIILLDEEGIVTAGVETSVIGRDLSEREWFQKALDGETSMSDLYVSPILNEPMLVLAAPIYNVDQELIGVVSPSFKLGFVYDMLQNYTVEQQDAGWGGYTFILNSEGDVVGHPDGEKLLTANYFEQKNIPRETVEELINNYEVAETVDGEVYSFSTMHPIPGFDHVWYVGIAMEETELYAPLNGLLIGYLVVFSIVLIILTFVAYGLSKYLLRPIGHLIETTKRMAAGSRDNQQFVNAYEEVNQLNETFKQMTTELDERETYQRKAVGVIEATDNGVFAIDRVTKQLTLFNRKCEEIFEVEKNDVIDKTIDHLMDESPHFEALVHKSQLFELLDKAETATQFEVDCGYGGSHKTLFLSVTTLPGAENSHDELLIVFYDLTEKRKMEKELLRSEKLKVAGEMSAGFAHEIRNPLTTIKGFIKLFDEQDGKMKPKYYKLVMDEIDRVTKIVNELLNIANPNVCEEKTKVNIDGMLENILTLYEGHMNRHHIELETFLHGTLPDIEADSNKLKQVLINLIQNGIEAMPDGGRMNVHTKLGHAENSEKVIVIRVEDTGEGMDKDTMDKLGTPFFTTKETGTGLGLTTSFRVIEEMAGTIKVSSTQEKGTVFTISIPVHVPSEETENKKQ
- a CDS encoding NAD-dependent epimerase/dehydratase family protein codes for the protein MKRAIVAGATGLIGSHLVEKMLEGNDYEEIHIISRRRTPFARHLKVREHVTSFEQLEKAVYMIEPGDDVFVTLGTTMKKVRSKRIFTDVDYRYPLTLAQLAKEHGAARFLIVTAMGAHPDSLFFYSRVKGKLEDKLITLDLPSLHIFRPSLLIGERNDWRAGEKLAELVFKPLSILFTGTLEKYQPIKGLDVAVAMLAVAQKKSDGVHIFESDQIKRLGKSDLS
- a CDS encoding uracil-DNA glycosylase, producing MIPLKNDWKDQLGEEFKKTYYRQLREFLKKEYSERAVYPSMHDIFNALHTTSYEDTKVVIIGQDPYHGYKQAHGLSFSVQPGVKVPPSLQNIYKELHADLGCPIPEHGYLQSWAEQGVLLLNNVLTVRERTPQSHQGQGWEVFTGEVIKKLNKRERPVVFILWGKHAQLKGELVTSDHHLIIESPHPSPFSAHRGFFGSKPFSRTNDFLVRIGEKPIKWDLPITVTKRGEEVKHDEFSGSKQS
- a CDS encoding sucrose-6-phosphate hydrolase: MEGDVSIIMTDNEKKLLEHAYEEVEKKRNTTKMDPYRQVFHLMPPTGLLNDPNGWIKWKGTYHLFFQWYPYDTSHGPKYWGHYSSNDLVTWKEEPIALAPSEWYEKNGCYSGSAVDNNGVLTLIYTGNVKDEEDRRDSYQCVATSTDGTHFTKLGPVIDSLPDGYTAHFRDPKVWKKGELWYMVLGAQTVEEKGRVVLYSSANLTEWDFKGAIAGAGIGGIVDFGYMWECPDLFSLDSKDVLIISPQGLEQEGIHYQNKFQAGYFIGEADLDNVIFHHGDFAELDHGFEFYAPQTTMDDEGRRILTAWMGVPEQDEETQPTVTNGWLHCLTIPRELRIHEGRLWQTPVKELQKLRHNQESIKETLSANELLVFDDLAGPAMEFMLTGLEEIKGIFEWTFRNEARLIFNGGTHLLTLERRNTRTHLTEQRHVRLDSLKYLHVFMDASSLEIFINGGEAVMSARYFPSEKDTSLTMKTNEKVTVSLDKWVLS